One window of Ailuropoda melanoleuca isolate Jingjing chromosome 3, ASM200744v2, whole genome shotgun sequence genomic DNA carries:
- the IL5 gene encoding interleukin-5: MRMLLHLSLLALGAAYVSVTAVESTMNGLVAETLTLLSAHRTLLIGDGNLMIPTPEHKNHQLCIEEVFQGIDILKNQTAQGEAVDKLFRNLSLIKQRIDHQKKKCAGERWRVKKFLDYLQEFLGVINTEWTTES, translated from the exons ATGAGAATGCTTCTGCATTTGAGTTTGCTAGCTCTTGGGGCTGCCTATGTTTCTGTCACTGCTGTAGAAAGTACCATGAATGGACTGGTGGCAGAGACCTTGACACTGCTCTCCGCTCATCGAACTCTGCTGATAGGAGACGgg aaCCTGATGATTCCTACTCCTGAACATAAAAAT CACCAATTGTGCATTGAAGAAGTCTTTCAGGGTATAGACATATTGAAGAACCAAACTGCACAAGGGGAGGCTGTGGATAAACTATTCCGAAACTTGTCTTTAATAAAACAACGCATAGACCACCAAAAA aaaaagtgtgcaggagagagatggagagtaAAAAAGTTCCTAGACTACCTGCAAGAGTTTCTTGGTGTCATAAACACCGAGTGGACAACAGAAAGTTGA